A window of the Fusarium poae strain DAOMC 252244 chromosome 3, whole genome shotgun sequence genome harbors these coding sequences:
- a CDS encoding hypothetical protein (BUSCO:7709at5125): MDGQWVVVRSVTPAGQGIQFATGCLNILPLILEQYLNLTMLAATRIRTSERLLQSRPHASDVLRSTVSLQPRCNNRSFSSAFESPTLSEYRSTHGSRQQPASLTRNISWEHRSRVAFRKAMKGFNQSDASKFIGAEQLKAWLDDLTGARPGAGIEDVERSAIDHLLRGDDKANIRKATLTNGHHFAGLRPNEKTAGNVYNEDTTIDPITNRRVPKTPKTAPKPRHDDLEAYKPIDFVKATAEADSAPKYDDLDKYKPVKDVEKSKSAEPKYDDLDKYKPEIDDTSTKEQAVEYDDLDKYGPVKHNEPDGQRKPTNEEDSKKYDDLDKYSSSNIDSPLAQRQLTAEERSKAYQDLDQYKPIYWNEPDGLKAQSAEESSKDYDDLNKYKAVYWNEPDGLRERTAEETSKDYKDIGSYGPVQWSEPDGLRRSTPEEESKKYDDLDNYKNPFEASKAALKAHAKAQLDTTMRGKPLASKVDAPVEDFASKYDDLHLYGPIRWNEPDGLRKLTPEELSKNYDDLHLYGAVRWNEPDGLRRPTAEEKSKSYKDTRLYATRDLSPPISRIHPEEASKAYKDLPGYRHYANADAAPRVHPEETSKQYADLDAYASFENDAPQVNETKQYKDLHEYPSAGYEETTRQHVHPEELTKAYTDLGSYRPTEFVSQAQAYPVHPEEASQVYQDLHKYTAIHHNEPNGNMSIPLDEVARGLREFDSKAGSQTSPDSTSNAYCGTPNRSIPDSMETNVRMDDSGSAETIRAAVLRRAHQNSQRIKSQETSILKSGRTLTGNYARDFPEEFAASWSKSNSSSKSTLLPNNNGSSGEQVTTAIEDNEELASMDESFPVEGTRLQPALDRSGKVHKDSYSHELQGLQTSYSEECGSSTLPVWEKHYEPKSESPKTEVPNAASYTILAFDPASKMMNVAKTTSNVDDNKPPMSLPAALLLLAEPAKFLPFVTSLEKRGYEVVSGGRQMLVFRQVRPLSEDTGFDPLDELFRLGGVYPTTDGETSQSSRRRRNYDERKKKMGLGRKVLLGTVGITGGAFATANLVEYLSTKGIRPETKQTRQV; this comes from the exons ATGGACGGTCAGTGGGTCGTTGTACGCTCTGTAACCCCGGCAGGGCAGGGCATCCAGTTTGCTACAGGCTG CCTCAATATCCTTCCG CTTATCTTAGAACAATATCTCAATCTCACGATGCTGGCCGCCACACGTATCCGGACGAGCGAGAGGCTCCTCCAGAGTCGACCTCATGCCTCGGACGTGTTACGCTCTACTGTCTCATTACAACCAAGATGCAACAACAGAAGTTTCTCTTCTGCGTTTGAGTCGCCCACACTTTCCGAATACAGAAGCACACATGGTTCCAGACAACAACCCGCCTCGTTGACTCGCAATATCTCCTGGGAGCATCGATCAAGAGTTGCATTCAGGAAAGCTATGAAGGGCTTCAACCAGTCTGATGCAAGCAAGTTCATTGGTGCCGAGCAACTCAAGGCATGGCTGGACGACCTTACTGGTGCTCGACCTGGGGCAGGCATCGAGGACGTAGAAAGAAGTGCTATCGACCACTTACTTCGTGGTGACGATAAAGCCAATATTCGGAAAGCTACATTGACCAATGGTCACCACTTCGCTGGCCTACGTCCAAACGAAAAGACTGCCGGCAATGTATATAACGAAGACACCACTATCGACCCTATCACAAATCGTCGAGTTCCCAAAACTCCCAAGACAGCCCCAAAACCACGACATGATGACCTGGAAGCCTATAAACCGATAGACTTTGTCAAGGCGACCGCGGAAGCTGACTCTGCCCCGAAGTACGATGACCTGGACAAGTACAAGCCTGTCAAGGATGTGGAAAAGTCTAAATCTGCCGAACCAAAGTACGATGACCTCGACAAGTATAAACCAGAGATCGACGACACATCTACAAAGGAGCAGGCTGTCGAATATGATGATCTCGATAAATATGGGCCTGTCAAGCACAATGAGCCCGATGGTCAACGAAAGCCGACCAATGAAGAAGACTCCAAGAAATACGACGATCTTGACAAGTACTCTTCATCCAATATCGACAGCCCCCTTGCCCAACGCCAATTGACAGCAGAGGAAAGGTCAAAGGCATACCAAGATTTGGACCAGTACAAGCCAATTTACTGGAACGAACCCGATGGTCTCAAAGCGCAGTCTGCTGAAGAATCGTCCAAAGACTATGATGACCTCAACAAGTACAAGGCAGTTTACTGGAACGAGCCAGATGGTCTCCGTGAGCGCACAGCAGAGGAAACTTCCAAGGATTACAAGGATATTGGCTCCTACGGACCAGTCCAATGGAGTGAGCCTGACGGTCTGCGTCGTTCAACTCCCGAGGAAGAGTCTAAGAAGTACGACGATTTGGACAATTACAAGAACCCGTTCGAGGCTAGCAAAGCGGCCCTAAAGGCTCATGCGAAGGCTCAGCTCGACACCACCATGCGAGGTAAGCCTCTGGCCTCCAAGGTCGATGCTCCGGTCGAGGACTTTGCAAGCAAGTACGACGATCTTCACCTCTACGGACCTATTCGCTGGAACGAACCTGATGGTCTCCGGAAACTCACCCCCGAAGAGTTGTCAAAGAACTATGATGATCTTCACTTGTATGGTGCTGTCAGATGGAATGAGCCTGACGGCCTGAGACGTCCTACCGCTGAGGAAAAGTCCAAGTCCTACAAAGATACACGGCTCTATGCAACTCGGGACTTGTCTCCCCCAATCTCACGCATTCATCCCGAGGAGGCTTCCAAAGCGTACAAGGATCTCCCAGGATATCGTCACTATGCGAATGCCGACGCTGCTCCCCGCGTTCACCCTGAAGAGACCTCGAAGCAATATGCTGATTTGGATGCTTACGCTTCTTTTGAGAACGATGCGCCCCAGGTCAACGAAACCAAGCAGTACAAGGATCTGCACGAGTATCCTTCTGCTGGCTACGAAGAGACCACTCGACAGCATGTCCATCCTGAAGAGTTGACCAAGGCCTACACGGATCTTGGCAGCTACAGACCAACCGAGTTTGTTTCACAGGCTCAGGCATACCCCGTTCACCCCGAGGAAGCCTCCCAGGTCTACCAGGATTTGCACAAGTATACTGCAATTCACCACAACGAACCAAATGGTAATATGTCAATCCCTCTGGATGAAGTCGCCCGCGGCCTCCGAGAGTTCGATTCCAAGGCAGGTTCCCAAACATCCCCGGACTCAACATCAAATGCTTATTGTGGAACCCCGAACAGGTCTATTCCAGACTCTATGGAAACTAACGTCCGAATGGACGATTCCGGAAGTGCCGAGACGATCCGAGCTGCTGTTTTACGTAGAGCTCACCAAAACAGCCAACGGATCAAGAGCCAAGAGACCAGCATTCTCAAATCTGGGCGTACGTTGACCGGCAATTATGCTCGAGACTTTCCAGAAGAGTTTGCGGCATCGTGGAGCAAGAGTAACTCGTCATCCAAGTCAACACTGCTACCAAACAACAACGGGTCATCTGGGGAACAGGTCACAACTGCCATTGAAGACAACGAGGAGCTTGCATCTATGGACGAGAGCTTCCCAGTGGAGGGAACGAGACTTCAACCAGCATTGGATCGGTCAGGCAAGGTGCACAAGGATTCTTATTCACACGAGCTTCAAGGGTTACAGACTAGTTATTCGGAAGAGTGTGGTAGCTCGACTCTGCCTGTTTGGGAGAAACACTACGAGCCCAAGTCCGAGTCCCCCAAGACTGAGGTGCCCAACGCTGCTTCATACACGATACTCGCTTTCGATCCGGCTTCAAAGATGATGAACGTGGCGAAAACCACGTCAAACGTTGACGACAACAAACCCCCGATGTCCCTTCCTGCGGCACTTCTGCTTTTAGCAGAACCTGCCAAGTTCTTGCCATTTGTTACATCCCTCGAGAAACGAGGCTATGAAGTGGTTTCAGGTGGCCGCCAGATGCTTGTTTTCCGTCAAGTCCGACCACTGTCGGAGGACACTGGGTTTGATCCCCTTGATGAGCTGTTCCGTCTCGGCGGAGTCTATCCTACCACAGACGGAGAGACATCCCAGAGCTCCAGACGTCGAAGAAATTATGACGaacgcaagaagaagatgggatTGGGTCGCAAGGTTCTTTTGGGAACTGTTGGTATTACAGGAGGAGCCTTTGCAACGGCCAATTTGGTGGAATATTTGAGTACCAAGGGAATAAGACCGGAGACTAAGCAGACCCGACAGGTCTAG